A genomic window from Caballeronia sp. SBC1 includes:
- a CDS encoding single-stranded DNA-binding protein, translated as MIDGLVSGKLYGTASSRTGQSGKTFVTAKVRAAMGDGESLFANVIAFDDAAKTALLALGDGDSVALAGALTPKVWTDRNGEAKPALDLVAHAVLTTYHVRRKRQQVQGDTVGSPTSPTLEKSHAASGCAPTSQSQMMDGAEQGRRMYGSGFDDMNDDL; from the coding sequence ATGATTGACGGACTGGTGAGCGGCAAGCTATACGGCACGGCGAGCAGCCGGACAGGACAGAGCGGGAAGACATTCGTGACCGCCAAGGTGCGCGCCGCCATGGGTGATGGCGAGTCGCTGTTCGCGAACGTGATTGCGTTTGACGATGCTGCGAAGACCGCTTTGCTGGCACTCGGTGATGGAGATAGCGTGGCGCTGGCGGGCGCACTGACGCCGAAGGTGTGGACCGATAGGAACGGCGAGGCAAAACCGGCGCTCGACCTTGTGGCCCATGCCGTTCTGACCACGTACCACGTTCGACGAAAGCGCCAGCAGGTACAAGGTGACACGGTAGGTTCGCCCACCTCTCCGACGTTAGAGAAGAGTCATGCAGCCTCCGGTTGCGCTCCGACTTCACAGAGCCAGATGATGGACGGAGCCGAGCAGGGCCGCCGGATGTACGGCAGCGGCTTCGACGACATGAATGATGACCTGTGA
- a CDS encoding D-glycerate dehydrogenase, producing the protein MKKVLVARPIFPDVIERLRQYFEVDANPGAPLVADEFARRMADRDGALLAGDPVTAKVLEGAPNLKVVSNMAVGYNNFDMQALNAHGVLGTNTPDVLNESTADFGWALMMAAARRIAESEHFLRAGKWGTWSYDAFLGTDVCGATLGVLGMGRIGQALARRARGFNMRVIYHNRSRVAPEIEAELNAEYVSKADLLKRADHVVLVLPYTAENHHTIGAAELASMKPTATLTNIARGGIVDDAALIQALRNKTIAAAGLDVFEGEPNFNRDFLTVSNVVLTPHIASATESTRRAMANLAADNLIAALGEGPRAGNPPNPINPEVLKK; encoded by the coding sequence ATGAAGAAAGTGCTGGTTGCCCGCCCCATTTTCCCGGACGTGATCGAACGTCTCCGGCAGTATTTTGAAGTCGATGCTAATCCGGGCGCACCGCTTGTCGCCGACGAATTCGCGCGCCGCATGGCTGATCGCGATGGCGCTTTGCTCGCGGGCGATCCCGTCACGGCGAAGGTCCTGGAAGGCGCTCCGAATCTGAAGGTCGTGTCGAACATGGCCGTGGGTTACAACAACTTCGACATGCAGGCGTTGAACGCGCACGGCGTGCTCGGCACCAATACACCGGACGTATTGAACGAAAGCACGGCGGACTTCGGTTGGGCGCTGATGATGGCGGCCGCGCGCCGTATTGCCGAATCCGAACACTTCCTGCGCGCCGGCAAGTGGGGTACGTGGTCCTACGACGCCTTTCTCGGTACCGACGTATGCGGCGCCACGCTCGGCGTGCTTGGCATGGGGCGCATTGGTCAGGCGCTCGCCCGGCGTGCGCGCGGGTTCAACATGCGCGTGATCTATCACAACCGTTCGCGCGTTGCCCCGGAGATCGAGGCGGAACTGAACGCCGAGTATGTATCGAAGGCGGATTTGCTTAAGCGCGCCGATCACGTCGTGCTGGTGCTGCCGTACACCGCCGAGAATCACCACACCATCGGCGCGGCTGAACTGGCGAGCATGAAACCTACGGCTACGCTGACCAACATTGCGCGCGGCGGGATTGTGGACGACGCCGCGCTGATCCAGGCGTTGCGCAACAAGACCATCGCGGCGGCGGGGCTCGACGTGTTCGAAGGCGAGCCGAATTTCAATCGCGATTTCCTGACGGTGTCGAATGTCGTGCTGACGCCGCATATCGCAAGCGCGACGGAATCCACCCGCCGGGCCATGGCCAATCTCGCCGCTGACAACCTGATCGCCGCGCTGGGTGAAGGTCCGCGCGCTGGCAATCCGCCGAACCCGATCAATCCGGAAGTCCTGAAGAAATGA
- the mobA gene encoding molybdenum cofactor guanylyltransferase MobA, protein MADADVARLTGSPVHKHDITGVVLAGGRGSRMGGVDKGLQPLDLEPLALHALRRLKPQCGAMLISANRSLEIYAQLGMPFEAKVIVDTFPDFPGPLAGISAALHAAQTEFVLFVPCDAPFVDPHLAERLFEGLSAGQADIATAAVVDAAGERHVHPVFALLRASLADDLDAFIRAGERKVRAWYARHKAVEVTFANERAFYNVNDLQQLADLNRN, encoded by the coding sequence ATGGCCGATGCCGATGTGGCGCGCCTGACCGGCAGTCCTGTGCACAAGCACGACATCACCGGCGTGGTGCTGGCGGGCGGACGTGGATCGCGCATGGGCGGTGTCGACAAAGGCCTGCAGCCGCTCGACCTAGAACCGCTTGCGCTCCACGCGCTGCGGCGGCTCAAGCCGCAATGCGGCGCGATGCTGATCAGCGCGAATCGCAGCCTCGAGATCTACGCCCAGCTTGGCATGCCGTTCGAGGCAAAGGTGATTGTCGATACGTTTCCCGATTTCCCGGGCCCACTTGCCGGGATATCTGCGGCGTTGCATGCAGCGCAAACTGAATTCGTGCTGTTCGTGCCCTGCGACGCGCCTTTTGTCGACCCTCATCTGGCCGAACGGCTATTCGAAGGCTTGAGCGCCGGACAAGCGGATATCGCGACGGCGGCAGTCGTCGATGCCGCGGGCGAACGCCACGTGCACCCGGTTTTCGCGTTGCTGCGCGCGTCGCTGGCGGACGATCTCGACGCGTTCATCCGTGCCGGCGAACGTAAGGTTCGCGCGTGGTACGCGCGCCACAAGGCGGTAGAAGTGACCTTCGCCAACGAGCGTGCGTTTTACAATGTCAACGATTTGCAGCAGCTAGCCGATCTCAACCGCAACTAA
- the glp gene encoding gephyrin-like molybdotransferase Glp, with protein MNTSSHFSSCVAEYDPNALPVSAAQEIVRQWALPRGRTEVEHVRLFDALDRVLAEDVISPINVPSHDNSAMDGYAFDGATLLNGSDGSDGANEASLPDSPPLRLTVAGTALAGQPFEGHPLAAQCVRIMTGALIPPGCDTVVPQELVQRTGDTVTFASARIVRGANRRLAGEDLAQGHAALRKGRIVRASDLGLLASLGIGDVAVHRRLRVAFFSTGDELRSVGQALAPGCVYDSNRYTLFAMLRRMNMEPVDLGIVRDDRASLERALRKATQDADVVISSGGVSVGDADFTRDLMNTLGDVAFWKIAMRPGRPLAFGRLWSGKRPGEGESALFFGLPGNPVAVMATFYFIVREALLAMSGATPYSLPLIAATSSQPINKRAGRTEFQRGVARRDTAGHWHVVTTGPQGSGVLSSMSEANCFIVLKHDAGNIDAGDSVDILPFDGLI; from the coding sequence ATGAACACATCCAGCCACTTTTCGAGCTGCGTCGCCGAGTACGATCCAAACGCGCTGCCCGTCAGCGCGGCGCAGGAGATCGTGCGCCAGTGGGCGTTGCCGCGCGGTCGCACCGAGGTGGAACACGTGCGTCTCTTCGACGCACTCGATCGCGTGCTGGCTGAAGATGTCATCTCGCCGATCAATGTCCCTTCGCACGACAACTCGGCCATGGACGGTTATGCGTTCGATGGCGCGACCTTGCTGAATGGATCGGATGGATCAGATGGCGCCAATGAAGCGAGCCTGCCGGACAGTCCACCGCTTCGCTTGACGGTCGCGGGTACCGCGCTCGCCGGACAACCGTTCGAAGGGCATCCGCTTGCCGCGCAATGCGTGCGCATCATGACCGGTGCGCTCATCCCGCCGGGGTGCGACACCGTCGTGCCGCAAGAACTCGTGCAGCGCACAGGCGATACCGTTACGTTCGCCTCAGCGCGCATCGTGCGCGGGGCGAATCGGCGGCTCGCGGGGGAGGATCTCGCGCAGGGCCACGCGGCATTACGCAAGGGCCGTATTGTGCGTGCGTCGGATCTTGGTTTGCTTGCGTCGCTGGGTATTGGCGACGTGGCGGTGCATCGGCGCTTGCGTGTCGCGTTTTTTTCAACCGGCGACGAATTGCGTTCCGTGGGTCAAGCGCTGGCGCCGGGTTGCGTCTACGACAGCAACCGCTATACCCTCTTTGCGATGCTGCGCCGGATGAACATGGAACCGGTGGATCTGGGCATTGTGCGTGACGATCGTGCATCGCTTGAGCGGGCATTGCGAAAGGCTACGCAGGACGCCGACGTGGTGATCAGTTCGGGCGGCGTGTCTGTAGGCGACGCCGACTTCACGCGTGACCTGATGAACACGCTCGGCGACGTGGCGTTCTGGAAGATCGCGATGCGTCCGGGCCGTCCGCTTGCATTCGGCCGCTTGTGGTCGGGAAAGCGTCCCGGCGAAGGCGAATCTGCGCTGTTCTTTGGCTTGCCTGGCAATCCGGTTGCCGTGATGGCAACGTTTTATTTCATCGTGCGCGAGGCGCTGCTCGCCATGTCGGGCGCGACGCCCTATTCGCTGCCGCTGATAGCCGCGACGAGTTCGCAACCGATCAACAAACGCGCCGGGCGTACGGAGTTTCAACGCGGTGTTGCACGCCGCGATACCGCGGGGCACTGGCATGTGGTGACAACCGGGCCGCAAGGTTCGGGCGTGCTGAGTTCAATGAGCGAAGCCAATTGCTTCATTGTCCTGAAGCACGACGCAGGAAATATCGATGCAGGAGACAGCGTGGATATCCTGCCATTCGACGGCCTGATCTAG
- the fdxA gene encoding ferredoxin FdxA: MTHVVTESCIKCRYTDCVDVCPVDCFREGPNFLSIDPDECIDCAVCVAECPVNAIYAEEDVPGDQQHFIELNAELSRGWPSITKTKAPLPEADEFKDVKDKLELLAR; encoded by the coding sequence ATGACTCACGTTGTGACCGAAAGCTGCATTAAGTGCCGCTATACCGATTGCGTGGACGTGTGCCCGGTGGATTGCTTCCGCGAAGGTCCCAACTTTCTCTCGATCGATCCTGACGAGTGCATCGACTGCGCCGTGTGCGTCGCCGAATGCCCGGTCAATGCAATCTATGCCGAAGAGGATGTCCCCGGTGATCAACAGCACTTCATTGAACTGAATGCCGAACTGTCGCGCGGCTGGCCGAGCATCACCAAGACCAAGGCGCCGTTGCCCGAAGCCGACGAGTTCAAGGACGTGAAAGACAAGCTCGAACTGTTGGCGCGTTGA
- the moaA gene encoding GTP 3',8-cyclase MoaA has product MSRRIIPVTDVSAIPDYSGIAATPRGLLTDRLSRDLRDLRISVTDRCNFRCVYCMPREVFDKNYEFLPHSALLSFEEIERLARLFVEHGVEKIRLTGGEPLLRKNIEFLIERLALLRTPEGRPLDITLTTNGSILARKARSLKDAGLSRVTVSLDALDDALFRRMNDADFAVADVLEGIEAAHAAGLAPLKVNMVVKRGTNDAEIVPMARHFKGSGTVLRFIEYMDVGASNGWNMSEVLPSADVVARIAEHFPLRPLEAHNDAETAQRWGYQDGGGEIGVISSVTRAFCSSCTRARLSTEGKLYLCLFATSGHDLRALIRSGASDATVATAIARIWEARTDRYSEFRGSNALPAADPDAPRVEMSYIGG; this is encoded by the coding sequence ATGTCCCGACGCATCATTCCTGTCACCGATGTCAGCGCGATCCCGGATTATTCCGGCATCGCGGCGACGCCGCGCGGACTGCTCACCGACCGGCTGTCGCGTGATCTGCGTGATCTGCGCATATCGGTGACTGATCGTTGCAATTTTCGCTGCGTGTACTGCATGCCGCGCGAAGTCTTCGATAAAAACTACGAATTTCTGCCGCATAGCGCCCTGCTGTCGTTCGAGGAAATCGAGCGGCTGGCGCGGTTGTTCGTCGAGCACGGCGTTGAAAAAATCCGGCTGACCGGCGGCGAACCGCTGCTGCGCAAGAACATCGAATTCCTGATCGAACGGCTGGCGCTATTGCGCACGCCGGAAGGCCGTCCGCTCGATATCACGCTCACCACCAACGGGTCGATCCTCGCCCGCAAGGCGCGCTCGCTGAAAGACGCGGGGTTATCGCGGGTAACGGTGAGCCTGGACGCGCTCGACGATGCGTTGTTTCGTCGCATGAACGACGCCGATTTCGCCGTCGCCGACGTGCTCGAAGGCATTGAGGCCGCGCACGCCGCCGGCCTGGCGCCGCTGAAGGTCAACATGGTGGTCAAGCGCGGCACGAACGACGCCGAAATCGTGCCAATGGCGCGCCATTTCAAAGGCAGCGGCACGGTGCTGCGCTTTATCGAATATATGGATGTGGGTGCGTCAAACGGCTGGAACATGAGCGAAGTGTTGCCGTCGGCGGATGTGGTCGCGCGCATTGCCGAACATTTTCCGCTGCGGCCGCTCGAAGCCCACAATGACGCCGAGACCGCGCAACGCTGGGGTTACCAGGACGGCGGCGGAGAGATAGGTGTCATTTCGAGCGTGACGCGAGCGTTCTGCAGCTCCTGCACGCGCGCCCGCCTCTCTACCGAAGGCAAGCTCTACTTGTGCCTGTTCGCCACGTCCGGCCACGACTTGCGCGCGCTGATCCGTAGCGGCGCGAGCGACGCTACGGTCGCGACAGCCATCGCCCGGATCTGGGAAGCGCGCACCGACCGCTACTCGGAATTTCGCGGCAGCAACGCGTTGCCCGCTGCCGACCCGGACGCACCGCGCGTCGAAATGTCCTATATCGGCGGCTGA
- the pncB gene encoding nicotinate phosphoribosyltransferase, with protein sequence MIIHSLLDTDLYKFTMMQVVLHHFPAAHAEYKFRCRTPDVDLVPYIDEIRDEVRQLCHLRFKEDELEYLRRMRFIKSDFIDFLALFHLNEKSVTIKPSAKQNGEIDIDIVGPWLHTILFEIPILAIVNEVYFRNTQRDPTFDTGRDRLRDKIQLLGGRPEVSDCKIADYGTRRRFSKQWHEEVILKLKEGLGEQFTGTSNVYYAMKHGLRPLGTMAHEYLQACQALGPRLRDSQIFGFEMWAKEYRGDLGIALSDVYGMKAFLNDFDMYFCKLFDGARHDSGDPFDWGERLIRHYEQNRCDPRTKVLVFSDALDIPKVLSLYERFRGRCQLAFGVGTNLTNDLGYQPLQIVIKMVRCNGQPVAKLSDSPGKNMCDDQAYLAYLRQVFDIAKPVEEQ encoded by the coding sequence ATGATTATCCATTCGCTGCTCGATACCGATCTCTACAAGTTCACGATGATGCAGGTCGTGCTGCATCACTTCCCGGCGGCACACGCGGAATACAAGTTTCGCTGCCGCACGCCGGATGTCGATCTCGTGCCGTATATAGATGAGATACGCGACGAAGTGCGCCAGCTCTGCCATCTGCGCTTCAAGGAAGACGAGCTCGAATACCTTCGCCGGATGCGCTTCATCAAGAGCGATTTCATTGACTTCCTCGCGCTCTTTCATCTCAACGAGAAGTCCGTCACGATCAAGCCGTCCGCCAAGCAGAACGGCGAGATCGACATTGATATTGTCGGGCCGTGGCTGCATACCATCCTGTTCGAGATTCCGATCCTCGCGATCGTCAACGAGGTCTATTTCCGCAACACACAACGCGACCCGACCTTCGATACCGGCCGCGACCGCCTGCGCGACAAGATCCAGTTGCTCGGCGGCCGTCCCGAAGTCTCCGACTGCAAGATCGCGGACTACGGCACTCGCCGCCGGTTCTCCAAGCAGTGGCATGAGGAGGTCATCCTCAAGCTGAAGGAAGGCCTGGGCGAACAGTTCACGGGCACAAGCAACGTTTACTACGCCATGAAGCACGGCTTGCGTCCGCTCGGCACCATGGCGCACGAATATCTTCAGGCTTGCCAGGCGCTCGGCCCGCGGCTGCGCGATTCGCAGATCTTCGGCTTCGAAATGTGGGCGAAGGAGTATCGCGGCGACCTGGGCATTGCGCTCTCCGACGTCTACGGCATGAAGGCGTTCCTGAACGACTTCGACATGTACTTCTGCAAGCTCTTCGACGGCGCACGCCACGACTCCGGCGACCCATTCGACTGGGGCGAACGCCTGATCCGTCATTACGAGCAGAACCGCTGCGATCCGCGTACCAAGGTGCTCGTCTTTTCGGACGCACTCGACATTCCCAAGGTCCTGAGCCTCTACGAACGTTTTCGCGGCCGTTGCCAGCTCGCTTTCGGCGTGGGTACCAACCTGACCAACGATCTTGGTTATCAGCCGCTTCAGATCGTGATCAAGATGGTCCGCTGCAATGGCCAGCCTGTTGCCAAACTCTCCGATTCCCCCGGCAAGAACATGTGTGATGACCAGGCTTATCTTGCCTACCTCCGCCAGGTATTCGACATCGCCAAACCCGTGGAAGAACAGTAA
- a CDS encoding Panacea domain-containing protein — MKLQKLAYYSQAWSLVWDDVPLFDERIEAWANGPVVRDLYMAHKGQFTVHHKLLGEKGSSANLTNTQRETIDAVLDAYGKRSAQWLSDQTHAEAPWLNARENLPDNERGNAEITLASMAEYYSSLS; from the coding sequence ATGAAGCTGCAAAAGCTCGCGTATTACTCGCAGGCGTGGTCTTTGGTCTGGGACGATGTGCCGCTATTCGATGAACGCATCGAGGCTTGGGCGAACGGCCCAGTTGTCCGCGACCTGTATATGGCCCACAAAGGACAGTTCACCGTTCATCACAAACTTCTCGGAGAAAAGGGCTCTTCCGCGAATCTCACCAACACCCAGCGTGAAACCATAGACGCCGTTTTAGATGCCTATGGAAAACGTTCTGCGCAGTGGCTAAGCGACCAGACTCACGCGGAAGCACCTTGGCTAAACGCACGCGAGAACCTTCCTGACAATGAGCGGGGCAACGCCGAGATTACCTTAGCGTCGATGGCCGAGTACTACTCCTCCTTGTCCTGA
- a CDS encoding sodium:proton antiporter translates to MRRLWQGLLLLLLPLTASAASLDGATLSPLWGLPFAGILLSIAIVPLIAPHAWHRHFGKISAAWALVFLVPFALGFGTQVAFATFVHAMLEEYVPFIILLTALFTVAGGICLHGDLHGSPRLNTGLLALGTVLASIMGTTGAAMLLIRPLLRANEHCKHVVHRVVFFIFLVANAGGALSPLGDPPLFLGFLNGVSFFWTTVHLAAPTLFICVVLLALFYVLDRYYFAKEEVVHRSEAKTPLSVDGKINFVLLAAVVALVLMSGLWKPGIEFDVFGTHVALQNAARDVLLVVVTLLSHMLTPKSARAGNAFNWAPIEEVAKLFAAIFITIAPVIMILRAGADGAFAGIVHMVTDASGKPIDIAYFWATGLLSSFLDNAPTYLVFFNLAGGDAPTLMTAGATTLAAISAGAVFMGANSYIGNAPNFMVKAIAESRGIVMPGFFAYLGWSTVILLPLFLLTGWLFF, encoded by the coding sequence ATGCGACGCTTATGGCAAGGCCTGTTGCTTCTCTTGTTGCCGTTGACTGCCTCCGCGGCGTCGCTTGACGGCGCCACGCTGTCTCCGCTGTGGGGCCTTCCGTTCGCCGGCATCCTCTTGTCCATCGCGATCGTGCCGCTGATCGCGCCGCACGCCTGGCATCGTCATTTCGGCAAGATATCGGCGGCTTGGGCGCTCGTGTTCCTTGTGCCTTTTGCGCTTGGCTTTGGTACGCAGGTTGCATTCGCGACTTTCGTGCATGCCATGCTGGAAGAGTATGTGCCGTTCATCATCCTGCTCACTGCGCTCTTCACGGTCGCGGGCGGTATCTGCCTGCATGGCGACTTGCACGGGTCCCCGCGCCTGAATACCGGGTTGCTCGCGCTCGGCACGGTGCTCGCCAGCATCATGGGAACGACGGGCGCGGCCATGCTGCTGATCCGCCCACTGCTGCGCGCCAATGAACATTGCAAGCACGTAGTGCATCGCGTGGTCTTCTTCATCTTTCTCGTGGCCAATGCCGGTGGGGCGCTGTCGCCGCTCGGGGATCCGCCGCTGTTCCTCGGCTTCCTGAATGGCGTAAGTTTTTTCTGGACCACGGTGCATCTCGCCGCGCCGACGCTTTTTATCTGTGTGGTTCTGCTGGCACTTTTCTATGTGCTCGACCGCTATTACTTCGCTAAGGAGGAGGTGGTGCATCGGAGTGAAGCGAAAACACCGTTGAGCGTAGACGGAAAGATCAATTTCGTTTTGCTCGCGGCGGTGGTCGCGCTGGTGCTGATGAGCGGCTTGTGGAAACCGGGCATCGAGTTCGATGTATTCGGTACGCACGTCGCGTTGCAGAACGCCGCGCGCGATGTGCTGCTTGTCGTGGTGACGCTCTTGTCGCACATGCTCACGCCGAAAAGCGCGCGCGCGGGCAATGCGTTCAACTGGGCGCCTATTGAAGAGGTCGCGAAGTTGTTCGCCGCCATCTTCATCACCATCGCGCCCGTGATCATGATCTTGCGCGCGGGCGCGGACGGTGCGTTCGCCGGCATCGTGCACATGGTGACCGACGCAAGCGGCAAACCAATCGACATCGCGTACTTCTGGGCGACCGGTTTGCTGTCATCATTCCTCGACAACGCGCCGACCTATCTCGTGTTCTTCAACCTCGCCGGCGGCGATGCCCCAACGTTGATGACGGCCGGCGCCACCACGCTCGCCGCCATCTCGGCTGGCGCCGTGTTCATGGGCGCGAACAGCTACATTGGTAACGCGCCCAACTTCATGGTCAAGGCAATTGCAGAATCGCGCGGCATTGTCATGCCGGGATTCTTCGCGTATCTCGGCTGGTCGACAGTCATTTTGCTGCCCTTGTTCTTGCTCACTGGATGGTTGTTCTTTTAG
- a CDS encoding DNA recombination protein RmuC has protein sequence MLLLLSVGVAVLAIALVITLMLLLRPKRETDVEEQFEALADRIIDMGEAHARAQERLERNVRGEVTETSRASRTEAGTAFAQFQQTLATQLASMAHVQNTQLESFSRQLVTLTESNALQGQHARDEQSQALKRFGDALTLQLAQMSESNDRRLSEVRATLEARLKDIEANNAAKLEEMRRTVDEKLHATLEQRLGESFKLVSDRLEQVHRGLGEMQTLAAGVGDLKKVLTNVKTRGTWGEVQLESLLEQLLTPDQYAKNVATIPKSNDRVEFAIKLPGRHDAPGQSGANTVATPVWLPIDAKFPREDYERLIDAQDRADAAAVEEASRALEGRIRAEAKAIAQKYVAPPHTTDFALLFLPTEGLYAEILRRPGLTDFLQREYRVSVTGPTTLTALLNSLQMGFRTLAIEQRSSEVWQVLGAVKTEFRKFGEVLSKTRSQLEAVTRSIESAETRTRQMSKKLRDVEALPGEQVANLLGDEREEPAERDEPGA, from the coding sequence ATGTTGTTGCTGTTGAGCGTGGGTGTCGCCGTCCTCGCGATCGCTCTGGTGATCACGTTGATGCTGTTGTTGCGGCCGAAGCGCGAAACAGATGTCGAGGAGCAGTTCGAGGCGCTGGCCGATCGGATCATCGATATGGGCGAAGCGCATGCGCGCGCCCAGGAGCGGCTCGAACGCAACGTGAGGGGCGAAGTCACCGAGACGTCCCGCGCGTCGCGTACCGAAGCGGGCACAGCGTTCGCCCAATTCCAGCAGACGCTCGCGACGCAGCTCGCGAGCATGGCGCACGTCCAGAACACGCAGCTTGAGTCGTTTTCCCGGCAACTTGTCACGCTGACGGAAAGCAATGCGCTGCAAGGCCAGCACGCACGCGACGAACAAAGCCAGGCGCTGAAACGTTTCGGCGATGCGCTCACGCTGCAACTCGCGCAGATGTCGGAATCGAATGACCGTCGTCTGAGCGAAGTGCGCGCAACGCTCGAAGCGCGGCTGAAGGATATCGAAGCGAACAACGCGGCGAAGCTCGAAGAAATGCGCCGTACCGTCGATGAAAAGTTGCACGCCACGCTGGAGCAACGGCTTGGCGAATCGTTCAAATTGGTCTCGGACAGGCTGGAGCAGGTGCATCGCGGGTTGGGGGAAATGCAGACGCTGGCGGCGGGTGTCGGCGACTTGAAAAAGGTGCTGACCAACGTCAAGACACGCGGGACCTGGGGCGAAGTGCAGCTTGAATCGTTGCTCGAGCAGTTGTTGACGCCGGATCAGTACGCGAAGAATGTCGCAACTATCCCGAAGAGCAACGACCGTGTGGAGTTCGCAATCAAGCTGCCCGGCCGTCACGACGCGCCCGGCCAGAGCGGTGCGAATACGGTAGCTACGCCGGTGTGGTTGCCTATCGACGCCAAGTTTCCGCGCGAGGACTACGAGCGGTTGATCGATGCGCAGGATCGCGCCGACGCAGCCGCGGTCGAGGAAGCGTCTCGCGCGCTGGAAGGCCGCATTCGTGCGGAAGCGAAGGCGATCGCGCAGAAGTACGTCGCGCCTCCGCACACCACGGACTTCGCGTTGTTGTTCCTGCCGACCGAGGGCCTGTATGCGGAAATCCTTCGCCGTCCGGGGTTGACCGATTTTCTACAGCGGGAATACCGGGTGAGCGTGACGGGTCCGACCACGTTGACAGCGCTACTGAACAGCTTGCAGATGGGTTTCAGGACGCTGGCAATCGAGCAGCGTTCCAGTGAAGTCTGGCAAGTGCTCGGCGCGGTGAAAACGGAGTTCAGGAAGTTTGGGGAAGTGCTGTCGAAGACGCGGTCGCAGCTTGAGGCAGTGACGCGTTCTATTGAATCGGCGGAGACGCGTACGCGGCAGATGAGCAAGAAACTGCGCGACGTGGAAGCGTTGCCGGGCGAGCAGGTGGCGAACCTGCTCGGGGATGAACGTGAAGAACCGGCGGAACGGGACGAACCCGGCGCTTAA
- a CDS encoding GNAT family N-acetyltransferase, giving the protein MSAQIRPAAPADVGAIFGLMIELAEFEKLMHMFIATEAGVHDALFGARPCAEALVAEEDGRIVSYALFFQNYSTFLGKRGLYLEDLYVKPGIRGSGLGTKMLRALAALAVERQCGRFEWTVLDWNQNAIGFYEKMGATVLPDWRIVRITGDALATLASPAAD; this is encoded by the coding sequence ATGAGCGCTCAAATCCGACCCGCCGCACCCGCCGATGTCGGCGCGATCTTTGGCTTGATGATCGAGCTAGCCGAGTTTGAAAAACTCATGCACATGTTCATCGCGACCGAGGCCGGCGTGCACGACGCGCTATTCGGCGCGCGCCCGTGCGCTGAAGCCTTGGTGGCCGAAGAAGACGGACGCATAGTGAGCTACGCGCTTTTCTTCCAGAACTATTCAACCTTCCTCGGCAAGCGCGGGTTGTATCTGGAAGATCTGTATGTGAAGCCGGGTATTCGCGGCAGCGGACTCGGCACGAAGATGCTGCGTGCTCTGGCGGCACTCGCGGTGGAACGCCAGTGCGGCCGCTTCGAATGGACCGTGCTCGACTGGAATCAGAACGCCATCGGCTTCTACGAGAAAATGGGCGCAACCGTGCTGCCCGACTGGCGTATTGTCCGCATCACCGGCGACGCACTGGCTACGCTGGCTTCGCCGGCCGCGGACTAA